A genomic stretch from Desulfotignum balticum DSM 7044 includes:
- a CDS encoding FecCD family ABC transporter permease — MSPSRASGRLLGLLGLVLAAALVISLFSGRIQIHWQEMVSFGLHLLKGQDLPADLVHKELVFLWIRLPRCLMALLVGSALAVSGAVYQALFRNPLVSPDILGVSAGCTFGAALGLILASNVFGLVQVLSFFFGITAVCLSLGLARVISIKPVIVLVLAGIVVMSFFNALLMVVKYFSDPYDELPGIIFWVMGSLSRVSWEHVATMAPFTLAGLIVFIVLGFRLNILSLGDIQAKSLGMNPGLFRFILITASSFMVAVSVACCGQIAWIGLVIPHMARSLAGPEHQKMIPVTALLGAIFLLLADSAARSISSAEIPVGIITALTGAPIFGYFLYKNRNTGWI; from the coding sequence ATGAGCCCATCCCGCGCATCCGGCCGATTGCTGGGACTGCTGGGCCTTGTTCTGGCGGCGGCCCTGGTGATCTCCCTTTTTTCAGGCCGGATTCAGATCCACTGGCAGGAGATGGTCTCCTTTGGCCTCCACCTGTTAAAAGGGCAGGATCTTCCGGCGGATTTGGTACACAAGGAGCTGGTTTTTTTATGGATCCGCCTGCCCCGATGTCTCATGGCCCTGCTGGTGGGATCGGCCCTGGCCGTGTCCGGGGCCGTGTACCAGGCCCTGTTCCGCAATCCCCTGGTATCTCCGGATATCCTTGGGGTCTCTGCCGGGTGTACGTTCGGGGCGGCCCTGGGACTGATCCTGGCTTCGAATGTCTTTGGCCTGGTCCAGGTGTTGTCCTTTTTTTTCGGGATCACTGCCGTGTGCCTGAGCCTGGGCCTGGCCAGGGTGATTTCCATTAAACCGGTGATCGTGCTGGTTCTAGCCGGTATCGTGGTGATGTCGTTTTTCAATGCCCTGCTCATGGTGGTGAAATATTTTTCAGACCCCTATGACGAGCTGCCCGGCATCATCTTCTGGGTCATGGGCAGCCTGAGCCGGGTCTCCTGGGAGCATGTCGCAACCATGGCCCCGTTCACCCTGGCCGGACTGATTGTGTTCATTGTGCTGGGATTCCGCCTCAATATTCTGTCTTTGGGCGATATCCAGGCCAAATCCCTGGGCATGAATCCCGGACTGTTCCGCTTCATCCTGATCACGGCCAGTTCCTTTATGGTGGCGGTGTCTGTGGCCTGCTGCGGGCAGATCGCCTGGATCGGTCTGGTGATACCCCACATGGCCCGATCCCTGGCCGGACCGGAACACCAGAAAATGATCCCGGTGACAGCCCTGCTGGGCGCTATTTTTCTTTTACTGGCCGATTCTGCGGCCCGAAGCATCTCTTCGGCCGAAATTCCCGTGGGTATTATCACGGCCCTTACCGGGGCCCCGATTTTCGGGTATTTTTTGTACAAAAACCGCAACACCGGGTGGATCTGA
- a CDS encoding ABC transporter ATP-binding protein, with protein MLSCRQLGFRYGDIPVLYDISFTVEKGCFCVVLGRNGSGKTTLIHCLNRILHPTKGQVFIDGKDMTSLSRNEIARTVSLVPQEHMEIFPFRVIDVVVMARAPFLGTAAAPKPDDYTIAEEALKQLHAFHLADKNFNRISGGERQIVLLARAIAQNPQIMLLDEPTNHLDFNHQYHLLSAIKELCRSTDLCIVASMHDPNLASLFADDVIMLKNSRILCHGPNQTVMTPRNISALYDVDTRAIPIGDRKQLFLPKQGMGSSGT; from the coding sequence ATGCTTTCCTGCCGCCAACTTGGATTCAGGTATGGAGATATCCCGGTGCTGTACGATATCTCTTTTACCGTGGAAAAAGGGTGTTTCTGCGTGGTGCTGGGCAGAAACGGGTCCGGGAAAACCACCCTGATCCATTGTCTGAACCGGATTTTGCATCCCACCAAAGGACAAGTTTTCATCGACGGCAAAGACATGACATCCCTGTCCCGGAATGAGATCGCCCGGACCGTCAGCCTGGTGCCCCAGGAACACATGGAAATCTTTCCCTTCCGGGTCATCGACGTGGTGGTGATGGCCAGGGCCCCGTTTCTGGGAACGGCTGCCGCACCCAAACCAGACGATTACACAATTGCGGAAGAGGCTCTGAAACAGTTGCACGCCTTTCACCTGGCGGATAAAAATTTTAACCGGATCTCCGGGGGAGAACGCCAGATCGTGCTGCTGGCCCGGGCCATTGCCCAGAACCCGCAGATCATGCTGCTGGATGAACCCACCAATCATCTGGATTTCAACCACCAGTACCATCTGCTGTCCGCCATTAAGGAGCTGTGCCGATCAACCGATTTGTGCATTGTGGCTTCCATGCATGATCCCAATCTGGCATCCCTGTTTGCCGATGATGTCATCATGCTGAAAAACAGCCGAATTCTATGTCATGGGCCGAATCAAACGGTGATGACACCCCGAAACATATCCGCTCTGTATGATGTCGATACCCGGGCGATTCCCATCGGAGACCGGAAACAATTGTTTTTACCCAAACAGGGGATGGGATCTTCTGGTACTTAA
- a CDS encoding helix-turn-helix transcriptional regulator, producing MGELYTTKEIAKFLNINEKMVYSLISEKGLPATKVTGKWLFPIHLVRQWVEAGTENYPQSAQLPPYHGLVLIAGSNDLLLDKLIATFNIKHEHHMAMFGMAGSLGGLNALKQNLCHIASSHLIGDNNEYNFPFLKDDMHHPPAVVNFCRREQGIVLQKGNPKNIRTIADLGKQGIHIVNRQLGTGTRKLFDKLLEEHDIQGENLQGYDTLLSRHMDVGLEILNGNADAGPAIRPVANILGLDFIPVCWERFDLLIAKDKFFEQGIQLFLSLLKGKVIVQTAEKYGGYDLSMTGKMIYPPS from the coding sequence ATGGGAGAACTGTATACGACCAAGGAAATTGCCAAATTTTTAAACATCAATGAAAAAATGGTGTACTCCCTGATCTCTGAAAAAGGGCTGCCCGCCACCAAAGTCACGGGCAAATGGCTGTTTCCCATCCATCTGGTCCGGCAGTGGGTGGAGGCGGGCACGGAAAATTATCCCCAGTCGGCCCAGCTGCCTCCCTACCACGGCCTGGTGCTCATTGCCGGCAGCAATGATCTGCTGCTGGACAAACTCATCGCCACCTTTAACATCAAACATGAACACCACATGGCCATGTTCGGCATGGCCGGATCCCTGGGCGGCCTGAACGCCCTGAAACAGAACCTGTGCCACATCGCTTCCAGCCATTTGATCGGGGATAATAATGAATATAATTTTCCTTTTCTCAAAGACGATATGCATCACCCGCCGGCCGTGGTGAATTTCTGCCGGCGGGAACAGGGCATTGTGCTCCAGAAGGGAAATCCCAAAAATATCCGCACCATCGCAGATCTTGGCAAACAAGGGATCCATATTGTGAACCGGCAGCTGGGAACCGGCACCCGCAAACTGTTTGACAAACTGCTGGAGGAACATGACATCCAGGGAGAAAATCTTCAGGGATATGACACCCTTTTGTCCCGGCACATGGATGTGGGCCTGGAAATTCTGAATGGAAACGCAGATGCCGGACCGGCCATCCGCCCGGTGGCCAATATCCTGGGACTGGATTTCATTCCCGTGTGCTGGGAGCGATTCGACCTGCTCATCGCCAAGGACAAATTTTTCGAACAGGGCATCCAGTTGTTTCTGTCTCTGCTGAAAGGAAAAGTCATTGTGCAGACCGCTGAAAAATACGGGGGGTATGACCTGTCCATGACCGGAAAAATGATCTATCCCCCATCCTGA
- a CDS encoding MFS transporter — translation MNQTWLISAVLLALFLGALDALVMSAAMPTIIAELSGLHLYAWVYTAYFLARAVALPIFGKLSDLFAVRQLLLVSISIFILASLAAGAAPSMGYLVGARVFQGIGSGGIFALVYVVLSEAAPEGQRAKTLSLASFIWGVASVIGPTMGGVMVSFFSWRWIFFINLPLGLLSLAGIALYLTEFREKKKDVSLDWSGLVSLTGFLMSVLTLVMIGGRDIAWISLPSALLAVTSIGFGIWFVKAELGADDPILDLRFFKRRGFAMGNLAGFCASFSMFSLFGYAPLFLQGALGHTPLQVGMAMLSLSLGWSVSSLILGRVMHLTTQKTAALAGGILLAAGTGLTLGFSTATSMLHSFLVFQVVGFGMGFVVLATLLKVQNSLGSSDLGVATSSHQFARTLGGTLGVGVSGGMVTHQLLNRLETVEVSLPEKLMVQLKENMENLFRPEFQAQIPDAAKAVLKTAVAQGVWSTFLLVFLVSLVCLCLVLCLPAQDGG, via the coding sequence ATGAATCAGACCTGGTTGATCAGCGCCGTGCTGCTGGCCCTGTTTCTGGGGGCACTGGATGCCCTGGTCATGTCAGCGGCCATGCCCACCATTATTGCCGAACTTTCCGGCCTGCACCTGTATGCCTGGGTGTATACGGCCTATTTTCTGGCCCGGGCCGTGGCATTGCCGATCTTCGGCAAACTGTCGGATCTGTTTGCCGTCAGGCAGCTGCTGCTGGTCAGTATCAGCATCTTTATTCTGGCTTCCTTGGCTGCCGGCGCGGCCCCGTCCATGGGATATCTGGTGGGAGCCCGGGTGTTTCAGGGCATCGGGTCCGGCGGTATTTTCGCTCTGGTGTATGTGGTACTGTCGGAAGCTGCACCGGAAGGACAGCGGGCCAAAACCCTTTCTCTGGCTTCTTTTATCTGGGGGGTGGCATCGGTGATCGGTCCCACCATGGGCGGGGTGATGGTCAGTTTTTTCTCCTGGCGATGGATTTTTTTCATCAATCTGCCTTTGGGCTTGCTGTCGCTGGCCGGCATTGCCCTGTATCTGACCGAGTTCCGGGAAAAAAAGAAGGACGTTTCGCTGGACTGGTCCGGGCTGGTGTCGCTGACCGGGTTTCTGATGTCCGTGCTGACCCTGGTGATGATCGGGGGACGGGATATCGCCTGGATCTCTTTGCCGTCAGCACTGCTGGCCGTCACTTCCATTGGGTTCGGCATCTGGTTTGTCAAAGCGGAACTGGGGGCGGATGATCCCATTCTGGATCTGCGGTTTTTCAAGCGCAGGGGCTTTGCCATGGGGAACCTGGCCGGGTTCTGTGCCAGTTTTTCCATGTTTTCCCTGTTCGGGTATGCCCCGCTGTTTCTCCAGGGCGCATTGGGTCATACCCCGTTGCAGGTGGGAATGGCCATGCTGTCTTTGAGTCTGGGCTGGTCCGTGAGCTCCCTGATTTTAGGAAGAGTCATGCACCTGACCACCCAGAAAACCGCAGCCCTGGCCGGCGGCATTCTTTTGGCGGCCGGCACGGGACTGACCCTGGGATTTTCCACCGCCACATCCATGCTTCACAGTTTTCTGGTGTTTCAGGTGGTGGGGTTCGGCATGGGTTTCGTGGTCCTGGCTACGCTGCTGAAGGTTCAGAACAGCCTGGGATCATCAGATCTGGGGGTGGCGACATCTTCCCACCAGTTTGCCCGGACCCTGGGAGGCACCTTAGGGGTGGGCGTCAGCGGCGGCATGGTCACGCATCAGCTGCTGAACCGGCTGGAAACCGTGGAAGTGTCTTTGCCGGAAAAACTGATGGTCCAGTTGAAGGAAAACATGGAAAACCTGTTTCGCCCGGAATTTCAGGCCCAGATTCCGGATGCGGCCAAAGCGGTTTTAAAGACAGCCGTGGCCCAGGGCGTATGGAGCACATTTCTGCTGGTGTTTCTGGTGTCGCTGGTGTGTCTGTGCCTGGTTCTGTGCCTGCCGGCTCAGGATGGGGGATAG
- a CDS encoding bifunctional acetate--CoA ligase family protein/GNAT family N-acetyltransferase, translated as MTIENLDRVFEPGSVAVIGATDRPGSVGATVMHNLGSRKFKGTVLPVNPGRTSVMGIDACADVRDLPADVDLAVVAVPILQVPEILETCVAKKVGGAVILSAGDVWPTPRQNAVFQQIKAMAGRSGMRILGPDSVGFIHTGIGLNASFMHQTPLQGRMAFLSQSGAVCTSVLDLAVRENVGFSHFVSLGSKLDVNFSDMLDYLGTLPDVDSIVMYVESVTRMRRFMSAARAVSRIKPIIALKSRRSGKISGPGDLDEDQMYDAAFKRAGILRVNEFEALFDCAEFLAKQQRPKGSRLAIVSNARGIGEMARDALVRHGLEPAALDSATIEKLDALLSDGWSRANPIALLRAATPKQYVQVVKTCIQAPEIDGLLLLSSPVGIYDCTTIAKSLVDLLKTTPFPVFTAWLGGMTIDDSREIFNRHGIVTYDTPERAVRAFVNLYQYGRNMEALQQIPYTTDKRLKIDRDAASLIIDDAASRGETHLPPQTAADLAGAYDIHIKPLPAGVAPDYALNLSAKYTDLFGPVIRFGIGGLMTEVLSDMAVALPPLNRMLAERTIKSTRISRLLLGRGNVAGVDLDVLEETMILVSRMVTDYPAIQTLALNPIQIADGEIYISEIAVTVAAPAVCAPAHLIISPYPWWQESEFITRDNERIFMRPVRPGDAQQMIDLFSDLSPETIFMRFFSPLKRISRPMLARLSQIDYDREIALCAFAGDGEARKLIGVARIIFMPDGKTGEFAVVVADDWHGKGIGSVLLKQAMISAKKYGLSVVSGLVLTNNAPMVAMGQKIGFSVARDPDSAEYRLTIQLKDLG; from the coding sequence ATGACCATTGAAAATTTAGACCGGGTGTTTGAACCCGGGTCCGTGGCCGTGATCGGTGCCACTGACCGGCCGGGAAGCGTCGGAGCCACGGTGATGCACAATCTTGGGTCCCGGAAATTTAAGGGAACGGTGTTGCCTGTGAATCCCGGTCGAACCTCGGTGATGGGCATTGATGCGTGTGCGGATGTCCGGGACCTGCCCGCCGATGTGGACCTGGCTGTGGTGGCGGTTCCCATCCTTCAGGTGCCGGAAATTCTGGAAACCTGTGTGGCCAAAAAAGTGGGCGGGGCAGTGATACTTTCGGCGGGTGATGTATGGCCCACTCCCCGGCAGAATGCGGTTTTCCAGCAGATCAAAGCCATGGCCGGCCGGTCGGGCATGCGGATTCTGGGACCTGATTCCGTGGGGTTTATTCATACCGGAATCGGATTAAATGCCAGTTTCATGCACCAGACCCCGTTGCAGGGGCGCATGGCGTTTTTGTCCCAGAGCGGTGCGGTATGCACCTCCGTGCTGGATCTGGCGGTCCGGGAAAATGTGGGGTTCAGTCATTTTGTGAGCTTAGGTTCCAAGCTGGATGTGAATTTTTCCGATATGCTCGATTATCTGGGAACCCTGCCGGATGTGGATTCCATTGTCATGTATGTGGAATCCGTCACCCGGATGCGCCGGTTCATGAGTGCGGCCCGGGCCGTGTCCCGGATCAAACCCATCATTGCCCTGAAATCCAGACGATCCGGAAAAATCAGTGGGCCGGGGGATCTGGATGAAGACCAGATGTATGATGCGGCGTTTAAACGGGCCGGTATTCTGCGGGTCAATGAATTTGAAGCCCTGTTCGACTGTGCTGAATTTCTGGCCAAGCAGCAGCGGCCCAAAGGGTCCCGCCTGGCCATTGTTTCCAATGCCAGAGGGATCGGGGAGATGGCCAGAGATGCCCTGGTCCGCCATGGCCTGGAACCGGCAGCCCTGGATTCAGCCACCATTGAAAAACTGGATGCCCTGCTGTCGGACGGCTGGAGCCGGGCCAATCCCATTGCCCTGCTCCGGGCCGCCACCCCGAAGCAGTATGTACAAGTGGTGAAAACCTGCATTCAGGCCCCGGAGATCGATGGCCTGCTGTTACTCAGCTCTCCGGTGGGTATTTATGACTGCACCACCATTGCGAAATCATTGGTGGATCTGTTAAAGACCACCCCGTTTCCGGTGTTTACCGCCTGGCTGGGGGGGATGACCATCGACGACTCCAGGGAAATCTTCAACCGGCACGGCATCGTCACCTATGACACACCGGAACGGGCGGTCCGGGCGTTTGTCAATCTGTACCAATACGGCCGGAACATGGAAGCGCTCCAGCAGATTCCCTATACCACGGACAAACGCCTGAAGATCGACCGGGATGCGGCATCTTTGATTATTGATGATGCCGCATCCCGGGGAGAGACACACCTGCCGCCCCAAACAGCAGCGGATCTGGCAGGGGCCTATGATATTCATATCAAACCGCTGCCCGCCGGGGTGGCGCCCGACTATGCCCTGAACCTGTCGGCGAAATACACGGACCTGTTCGGACCGGTGATCCGGTTTGGGATCGGCGGGCTCATGACCGAAGTGCTTTCCGATATGGCCGTGGCTTTGCCGCCGCTGAACCGGATGCTGGCCGAACGGACCATCAAAAGTACCCGGATTTCCCGGCTGCTGCTGGGCCGGGGCAATGTGGCGGGCGTGGATCTTGACGTGCTCGAGGAAACCATGATTCTGGTGAGCCGCATGGTCACAGACTATCCGGCCATACAGACCCTGGCGCTCAACCCCATCCAGATTGCTGACGGAGAAATTTATATTTCCGAAATTGCGGTGACCGTGGCGGCCCCGGCTGTGTGTGCGCCGGCCCATCTGATCATCAGCCCCTATCCCTGGTGGCAGGAATCCGAATTCATCACCCGGGACAACGAACGGATTTTCATGCGCCCGGTGCGGCCCGGAGATGCCCAGCAGATGATCGATCTGTTTTCCGATCTGTCCCCGGAAACCATTTTCATGCGGTTTTTTTCGCCGTTGAAACGAATTTCCCGGCCCATGCTGGCGCGTCTCAGCCAGATCGACTATGACCGGGAGATTGCATTGTGCGCCTTTGCCGGTGACGGGGAGGCCCGCAAACTCATCGGGGTGGCAAGGATCATTTTTATGCCGGACGGCAAAACCGGGGAATTTGCCGTGGTGGTGGCCGATGACTGGCACGGCAAAGGCATTGGCAGCGTGCTGCTCAAACAGGCCATGATCAGTGCGAAAAAATACGGCTTGTCCGTGGTGTCCGGACTGGTGCTGACCAACAATGCCCCCATGGTGGCTATGGGACAGAAAATCGGATTTTCAGTGGCCCGTGATCCGGATTCCGCTGAATACCGCCTGACCATCCAGCTCAAGGATCTGGGGTAA
- a CDS encoding FKBP-type peptidyl-prolyl cis-trans isomerase, with protein sequence MTLKKHYLAVILAAVLFALPASVWASEETAEPKLHKASADDRVSYAIGYDITNRLKDSFDINPELFLQGMKDSLAGETSMTPEKMQETLMEFQAMAQEKQMAAQSKKAAENKVAGEAFLAENKTKKGVKTLESGLQYKVITPGTGSSPKLSDKVKCHYRGSLLNGREFDSSYQRNEPAEFPVNGVIKGWTEALQLMKVGAKWMLYVPADLAYGDQGAGNVIEPGSTLIFEVELLEIQKS encoded by the coding sequence ATGACATTGAAAAAACATTATCTGGCTGTGATCCTGGCGGCAGTCCTGTTCGCTCTGCCGGCCTCTGTTTGGGCCAGTGAAGAAACAGCGGAACCCAAATTACACAAAGCCAGTGCGGATGACCGGGTCAGTTATGCCATTGGATATGATATCACCAATCGGTTGAAAGACAGTTTTGACATCAATCCGGAACTGTTTTTACAGGGGATGAAAGACAGCCTGGCAGGAGAGACATCCATGACACCGGAAAAAATGCAGGAAACCCTGATGGAGTTCCAGGCCATGGCCCAGGAAAAGCAGATGGCGGCGCAAAGCAAAAAAGCAGCGGAAAACAAAGTCGCGGGTGAAGCGTTTCTGGCGGAAAACAAAACCAAAAAAGGGGTAAAAACCCTGGAATCCGGACTTCAGTATAAAGTGATCACACCGGGTACGGGGTCGTCTCCGAAACTCAGCGACAAAGTAAAATGTCATTACCGGGGATCTTTGCTCAATGGCCGGGAATTTGATTCTTCCTATCAGCGCAATGAACCGGCTGAATTTCCCGTGAACGGGGTGATCAAAGGCTGGACCGAAGCGTTGCAGCTCATGAAAGTCGGCGCCAAATGGATGCTGTATGTTCCGGCGGATCTGGCCTATGGGGATCAGGGTGCCGGAAACGTCATCGAGCCGGGATCCACATTGATTTTTGAAGTGGAACTGCTGGAAATCCAGAAAAGCTGA